In Hyperolius riggenbachi isolate aHypRig1 chromosome 1, aHypRig1.pri, whole genome shotgun sequence, the genomic window cccggctactttttcataccacccggctgtaaaaaatttgtggggagaacactggagttatatgtccatcatagtgtagggccaattttgggagaAGTAAATTAACTTATttctgtttttggaatgtgggaggaaaccagagtgcccagaggaaacccacaaagacaaggagagaacatacaaactagtaCTACAAGACAAGAGTGatagccactatgccaccatgccgcTCAATAGCTTTCTGAATCTGATCAGCGTTCAATTCTGGTTTTGACAGTGCCGATTCCAGTAACTGTAGAATGAAAAAGCTGAGTACACTTTTTCATTTAAGTTGCATCTCTACCCAGTTAAACCTTTCCCATTCTATGTCGCACTATGTCCAACACTAGCATATTCCATTTCATGCCCAATTTCAGACATAGCtcaccataggaaaacatggcggGCGCTAGGGGCGTGCACGTTGATTAGCGCGtagtagatttgggtgcagccagcgccaccatagaccataataggaattacagctatagcggtgctcagtgagtaatttctgtaccgtcagaagacggagctgtagTTACTTTTATAAcaatgtaattcggctgccagcaatagctggaagccgaattacataattcccactgtccacatggacctggaggggaaataATAATTAACGCTTCTCTTGTACGCACTAGGGGGGCCGGTGtaaatgtctgattgtgctgcccagaagctaccttcctcactgagtaacaCGTATGCTCAGTGGGAACTTTCATATAATCCCCTGAAACATCTCCGCAGCCACAATGCCTAGACTCCTTAAATTTGAGGGTAGAAATTACCAAATTACAGCCCCCAAGCCTCACTGGTTTCCAAGATAGATTACATAAACCTATCTTTTAAACCAGCGGGGCACGGGgactgcaatttggcacagacgTAATTCCCTCCCTactctgaaaatttggggagtataGGAGGTGTGGCTACGGAGATATTTTGGGCGTTTAGCGCCGGCAGCATCACTTAATAGGAAATGTGGCAGCAAAGGATTGCACTGCGCATGCGAGGCAGCATAAATTTACAGGCAGCACAATCAAACAACACCGATGCTGGATCTAGTCTGGCACAGCGTCAGCCCATTTAGATCAAAGTGAGTCCGACACTTTGATTGCCGTCGGCTCGCAGCTCTGCcacgtaatttaaccacttgaggacccaccctttacccccccttaaggaccagcgctgttttagctgatctgtgctgggtgggctgtgcagcccccagcacagatcagggtgcaggcagagcgaccagatcgccccccttttttccccaccagggggatgatgtgctgggggggtctgatcgctcctgcctgcctgttgcggggggggggcacctcaaagcccccctccgcggcgaaattccccccctccctctcatccctgtcccccctggcaatctgggctgcacaggacgctatccgtcctgtgcagccagtgacaggctgtcccctgtcacatggcggcgatccccggccgctgattggccggggatcgccgatctgccttacggcgctgctgcgcagcagcgccgtacagtgtaaacaaagtggattatttccgcttgtatttacatttagcctgcgagccacgatcggcggcccgcaggctattcacggagcccccccgccgtgaattgacaggaagcagccgctcgcgcgagcggctgcttcctgattaattagcctgcagccggcgacgcagaactgcgtcgctggtcctgcagctgccactttgccgacgcgcggtatgagtgcgcggtcggcaagtggttaaatattacgTTGCCATATTTGGCCTTGCTGTTAGAGGCACGTTGGAGTCCTCCTACGTGGAACACAGTTCCCCTCTGGCACCTCGCTgcactgcttaaagggatactgtagggggggtcgggtgaaaatgagttgaagttaccctgggcttctaatggtcccccacagacatccagtgcccactacgccactcgccgatgctccggccccgtctccggttcacttctggaatttcagactttaaagtctgaaaaccactgcgcctgcgttgccgtgtcctcgcttcccctgatgtcaccaggagcgcatggcgcagaccatactgggcctgcgcagtacgctcctggtgccatcagtgggagAGAGGACACGGTAATGCAGGtgaagtggttttcagactttaaagtttgaaattccagaagtgaaccagaggcggggccggagcattggggagtggctgcgtgggcactggatgtctgtgggggaccattagaagccccgggtaacttcaactcatttttccctgacccccctacagtgtccctttaattacaCAGGTAAGCGTGCAATGGGGCGGAGCTACAGCGTGTAAGCTGACATAAGCCCTGCCCCCTGAAGTTCCCCCCTGGCTCCAGTGGTAGAGAACCCACCAACACACGGTTATTTTTAAATCCAGTTCAGATGACCTTTGCAATCATGGTCGGTCCTTAGCAATGCgtgctgttctatggagagaAAAGGCGATGAGCCGCGAACAAGCAGTATCTTGCACCCTTAAATAAAAAGGCAATGCTCTTGTTTGTCTGAACACTGAACAACCAACGTGGGGCAGATGTACACACCAGATTCTTCAATGAGACAACCCAGCCAAGGATTACATAATGTGTGTCCAAGGCTTTAGTAAATAAGCCCCAGTTTTTTTTCCATGTTGCCTACAGCCACAACCAGACTGCAGCTGTCATCTTCCAGGTACAGCACAGACATAGGTGTAAATTGGCTACTAGGGACAACTTTCCTCACCCAACCCTCTCTTTCTATATGGAGAGAGATATAACATTTTTCGTGGTACATGCTCTGATCCTCTGAGCAGGAGCACATACTGATGAATGCTGTGATTTGTGAGACATCACTCTACGCATCCAACGTCATGCATGCACCGGCCCGCTGCTACGGCAGCCACCCGTCACTATGGTTACGATACTCACTCCCCGTTATGTGGGTAAATCACCCATACCATGCATTATGCATTACAGCATGTACACATTTTTCCTGCACACTGCGTCCACCTATCTCCTACCTCCAGTCCAAGATATTTCAGAACAGTAACTTATTCTTCACTGCCTTCTGATATTTCCATTGAATAATATAAAGAAAATTAGAGGACCCCTTCCCAGGGTCAGGGTGTACCAAAATGGCGACGGATCTCGATTAAAACGATACGAAGCAGTAGGCAATGGCTTCATGACGTTACGCCGCCGTTCCAGCCAATAAGCAGTGAATTGATCACGTGGCGCCAGTTTTTTCCCCCACATAACTTTATTGTCATTGAAACTGTGAAGCAAAGTccactttttttccctttagcGATGACGTAATTTTTTCTTAGGTGAAAGCGAGGCGTCGATGAACGGTGAGTAGAGATGAGTTTATTAGCTGTAGCGTGTGTATGTTGTGGTGGGATGCATAGGAAACGTGGGAGGGGTTGTGCAGCTGGAAGTAAAcaacaggataggttaggtacatATAGTTCATCTAAGTTGTTAGTTTACGGACATAGCAGCAGTTCCCTACAATTACATCTCCATTACTGAAGGCTTTACATACCATGAGGTTAGAGAGGATTGCTTTATGCACCTCAATTATCATGCCCGAGCAAAGCAGTGTTTGAGAAATTATTATGAGGATTATTGTGTTCTTATACATCAGCCTTATCTTCCATAGAATATCTGACTTGGATAATTCATGTCACTTAACAGTCCCTCAAAAGAACTCACCATCCTTAGTCAAATGCGCCTACCTTAGCCTATTAAAATATGTTTAATTAGTTATAAAATATCTACATGTTGGGGTACTTTCACGCTATGCACCTTGCATTGAACATCCTAGAAAAAGGTTGCATGCTAGAAAAAACTCACATTGCATGTTTTGAGTGTGATGAGacccatacagtgaagcatgcagtacacaggcgtatgcttcactgcaacagtAATCACACAGTTGTTTGGTAAAGGCAAACTACATTTTTACAGAATCCACTGTGCCCTAGTGCAGAGATGTGAGCAGTTGATTGCAATATAATTGCGTTGcgagttaaagattctagcagcaGATAGGTAGATTCTAGAAGCAGGCTAATATGATAGGCAAGTAGTGATAGTTATTAGGTGACAGATCGCAAAGAACAAGCAGTGGTAGGCAGTGTGCTGAGAAGTTAATTGGTGACGCGCAATGGAAGATGTGCAAGTAGTAGGTGGAAAGTAGCAGTGAATGCTAAGTTGCAGTGAGTGTGAAGCAACAGTAGGTGACACGTGTTTGGTGCTGAAGTGCAGAGGTTGCCAAGGTCCAGACAGTGCTAACTGCTAAGGTGTCATGGTCCAGATTGTGCTAGGACAGAGTGGGTGTCAAGGTCTAGTGGAAGCTAATGTACGGTAGTTGCTGAGGTGCATTGGGTATTAAAGGTGCTAATGTCCAGTCTGTAGATTATAGAAGCAGGTTGCTATGATAGGCAAGTAGTGATAGTTATTAGGCTACAGGTGGCAAAGAACAAGCAGTGATAGGCAGTGTGCTGACAAgcagtaggtagtgagtgacaagcaATGGGAGATGGGACAAGTAGTAGGTGGAATATAGCAGTGAATGCTAAGTTGCAGTGAGTGTGAAGCAGCAGTAGGTGACACGTATTGGGTGCTGAAGTGCAGAAGTTACCATGGTCCAGACTGTGCTAAGGTGTCATGGTCCAGATTGTGCTTGGATGCAGTGGGTGTCAAGGTCTGGGATATGAATATTGCTCTCCCCTGTGGCAGAAAAACACCtctgagcacaaaaaaaaaaactaggaaaAAAAAGTCAGTAGTTCAAGATGGGAACTGTAAAACATAACAAATGATCATCATTCACCTGAGACAATAAAAAATGTTAAACTtgtgtgtttttagcttttatacACAAAATAAGATTGTTGGATTCTAGGAAAGTCCTATTAACCATATAAGAGTATAAACAGACCCCCcagcttttacctaaaaaaacaaaacacttggaACAAATGATTGACTCGAATATAAGCCGAGGGGAGGAAATGCAGAAGTCTaaagtcattgttttttttttgccatacacTACACATCAAGCACCCAATCCAGCAGTTATAAACAGTAGAGCGTGCTTCTTTCACTTACTTCCTAAGTCCGTCCATGCTGTGGGAACACCGTTCTAGCTGGTCTAATGCAGGCTCATCTCTATGATGCCTGCAGTGGTGCGCGTAGTGAAAAGTGCCACTAGATTCACTTAACAGCTGATATTTACATGCCACTCCGCTCTGGTGGGGGGGACACAGTCATCACAAGAAGTCTGGCTAAACCACGCTGCATACACCGGTGGAGGGGTGGCACTTTGGGGACACAGCTGCAATTTAGATACTATGCTCTGGAGAAGGGGGGAATCCCCATGGCTGCATATGTGCCAAAACACAGAGTGATATGAAGAGGGGGATACTTGGGAGCAGACAATGGCatagtgactcgtgtataagccgagcccgaaactctacacacacacacacacacacacacacacacacacacacacacacacacacacacacacacacacacacacttttggtccAAAAAGtttgcttatactcgagtatataagttatattttcagttcaagtttgctATTATGAAAAGTCACATCGAACAATGTGAATTTGGGAGTACATtttttgcttgctagtggctgaaaaattatttaattTTTAAGTAGTGAAATAATTTCCTTTTGAGAAAATCTGGGGAAGGAGGTGACATGGAAACCTTTGAAAAAAGAACACAGACAAAGGGAGCTCAAATGGTGAAGTTAAAGCGtatccaaaccaaacatttttttaattaaaaatatttagttgcaccactctgacacatacaaagatcaataaacactccttcaaacctatgatcatttcagtgcatgcttttcacccttctcttttcatagctagggttatactgggggcagccattagcaattccttcattgccagacaccatctactccaccagtttgccggaaaaatcccggcaatttgaaaggaagggaagggttcctccaataaatgtaaaatattttatatttgtcatcatgtagctgaaaaaaggctgctatttattattataatttagaaaatagattttatttctgaaatcttgtatttttaatttgggtccactttaaccatgaGTGTTTTGTGGAGTGATAATGGAAGAAAGGTACTTACGCAGTTGGACCTCTAATGACGACAGCCAACCAAAGCATGCAGTTGGAGATAACAATCCAATCTCCACTCAGGTGTTCACAAGATCTTTTTGGAGTGGTCACTCTCTTGAAAAGAATGGGTACCAGCTGGCCAACTAATCAGGTTGGAGCCAGAAGCTATGTCCTCCCATggagggtaaaaaataaaaatgaggggaaagaggcacccaagaTAATATAATATTAGGTTAAAATCAATAGAATAATGAAGAGGTGGCTTAACTCAAAAGATGACACTATCTgtagtttaaaaaacaaacaaacaaggttTTTATTTGACAGTATTGGCACATTTCGTGGactcaacccacttcatcaggccgaATTCCTGTGCCAATACAATAATATGGCTGAGCAGCCCATCATCTTGGGCATCACTTTCCCCTATTTGTTTCTTTTGAGTAAACACAGGGGGAAGGTTTTTTGAATCAAGTCCCTGGTGTTCAGATATTTTGTGTGTGAAGCTTTCCAACAGAGATAGAGTCAACTTTGTAGAGAACATTGATGATTGAGATGGTTAGAGATAGAATCTCAGCTTCTACTGCTGTCGCTCACTTCCTGTCCATATGACCCCCTAGCAGCAAATTCAAGCCAGTGTTGTCACAAAGAATGAAGATAATTAGATTTTTCTCCAACGGAAACCTAGACAAGCAATAAGAAGTGGCAGACGTTCAAATTTTACCCAAATTTAGCCACAAGATAAGATTAGCAGGAGTTGGGCTTTAAGATATCAGTCCATAAAATCAGGAACATTCAATATCAATGTTTATTCTGTCTTTTTTTATTCCTTTCTTTTTTGACTAGATAACAGAGGGACATAACACAAAGCATCAAATATTGCTACTAAACAAAAAACAGGATGGAGCCAATGACTCCCGAAGCTCATGGTTGGTCTGTCCTGCAGAAACTGAATGAACAGAAATCAATGGGTCTTTTTTGTGATGTCTCCTTGATGGTGGAGGGTAAAATATTCCTTGCACACAAAAATGTTCTCTCAGCTTGTAGCGAATATTTCTATACGGCTTTAAAAAGAAATGAGCAGCAGCAGTTTTTGGTTCTTGATAATGTTAGCTTGGAGGGCTTTAGTCATCTTCTTGATTTTATATATACTTACAAGATACCAACTTGTCATGTACAAGACTTCATGCAGGCTGGACAACAACTGCAAGTTAGTCTTCCACTGACTAGTAAGGTAGTGGCAGTTTCCACCAGCCCACCGAATATTAATGCAAAGGAAGAAATTTGCATTCCTGATGATGATTATGAGATACCTGATCAAGAATCAGAAATCACAGTGGTTGACAATCCATCTTCAAGAAGAAGCCACAATGATAATCCTCCAAGCATCAACAGCAGCCTCTATAATGAGGAACGAAGACGGTTTGAGGACATGGACAATGCTAGGATTCAAACAAGACCTGCGTTTTATAAAGAGAAATTTGTATTGCAAAATCCTGGGTATTTCGTGAATAAACAAGTTGCTACCTCTGGAAGACTGGGTAGAACGAGTCCTGAGGAAGAGCCTAGAGATGGCTCTTTTCTCAGTCCTGGCTTTTCCAGGCAGATACCTATTACGATACACAATGATGGTTCTTCAGAAGAGGCAGATGACGAAGCTGCAGACATCTGTATCAATTTATGTGATGAACCAGACACCCCAGATAGTTTAGAACCAATCATGCTTAATGACTCAAATGAATCAATTAAACCTAAGATTTACACCACCATTGTTGGGCTacaggggggtggggtggtgCAGAGAGTGGACGCTGAGGAAAACCTTCCTGAGGTTGTACACAAGTGTGACAGGTGTGAACTATTATTACCGTATTCAGAATTCCTGAATCATCAAGATGATCCAGGGCTAAGCCTTCTCCAGTGCAGCTTCTGCGAAAAACAGTTTAGCTACAGGTAAGTGTTATAAGACTCTTCATAGCAGAATATATTGCATGTGTATGTCAGACTGACAGCTCTGTGCCATTAGTTTTAGTGCCAGCCCCATTGTGAATCCTTCTTCTCAAATCAAAattaaatcaaagatagctttattggcatgggcAACATTCATACAGGAATTGCCAAAGTAGGGAAGGGGGATGGTTCAGGGGTACAGTGGGTTACCAGTTCATGGatattttttaggtttacagttcatttatgctccttCAAGTCTGTGGCATGCAGtgacagtgtgcagcgattgtcactgtggattgatTCTTCTTGTAGTAAAATGTAGAGTTTTCTTTCACCCTCTAATGTGTGAAAGCTTGGAAATAGTTCCACCAGTTTCTTGAacaaggtttccctggttgcggtatatttggggcagtgcattaGGAAGTGATTCTCgccctcaagggtcttctgctcacagtgttggcatagtctattCTTTCTGGGTTTGCATACTTGTCTGTGTCTTTCAGACTTCTCCCTTGCTAATGGCCTAGCAGTCTTCCCTCTAGTGTACCTGTGTACCATCCACTATTGTAACCACTACTCCCTTTCCATATCCTAATAATCCCCCTTACTTGGCAACCAATCCTAACCTCCCTCCCAactccaaaactaaaaaaaattaaagaacttAAGTGGTGTATTCCCTTGCACCATCATCCTCCAAAGTCTGTGCTGAAACAAACATGGTGGAGAGTATAAAGCTGCTGTGTAATCAGCGCCGGGTGCTAAGGTAGCTTTGTTCCAGCTATGTTTGGCACCCCATTCAAATTAAAATAGCATCCACAGCAATGGACCCTGGTGCTGGATTAATCTGCTGCAGTAGATTGCTTCAGAGCATagacatttctttttttaaaaacataGTTCTAATAGCAGAATTATGTGTTCATAATACAGACTAAGAATATTGCAGGAATTCTGAAATTCAGTAGGTCATCATCCAGATCAGTTGCACTTGGGAGGTAAATGTATCTACCTCAATGGAAGACAAGCAGGCAAAGGTTTAAACACACATCCCTCCCcctaaggcctggtacacactttcaattatcattgaccaatcactgaccaattttaccacattcatgtagtatgagacttTGGCTATACAATCTGCTCATGGTATTCAATATCTATTGACCCTGAGGCATCATTCACACTTGagtgttttgccagcgatttcggcaaaacgctcaagtgctagcactttttaaagcactagtgcaataataccctataggcccgttctcacttgggcgattaacgcaaattgccaAACGCAAAcgggtagcctgcaccattttcaggcgatttcccggtgatcgcgtttagtgctatagaagcgctgaaCACGTAAAAAAGTGCAAGTGTGAATGCCGAtattaaaatatacatttgtcccagagtaaaaagcACTACTGTATAAATATTGGTAAAGTCTTATAAATCAAAACTGGATTTGTTTGAATAAATGTATGACAAAAACACTAGAGAGTGGAGAGATAATCATCATAATTTGAGGCCAGAGACAGCAGAGTGCTTTGCGATctgcttttatttttaaaaaaacacgcccattgacttgcattaaaatcgatGCATAATTGCAGCGATTGCAATTTtatagtggtctaacacccagcatttcaactttgctttaaaagattgcttacagcttataaactattatgccagatttttttttttagcagaaattcactgaatggattaaacatgacattttagtgctgcatttagctagaaatcctcctccgtgcttgcttgtttagttacaaatgtatctatctacaatggcctcaattcacggagcattatcaaacgtttatcaaacactttatcaaacgtttgataatttacctcatgggtaaaatctccttttaaattcactaaggtgttatatatttatcgaatgttttaccgataaaacgttcaacaaatatataacaccatagtgagattttacccatgaggtaaattatcaaacgtttgataaagtgtttga contains:
- the LOC137514667 gene encoding zinc finger and BTB domain-containing protein 49-like; translation: MEPMTPEAHGWSVLQKLNEQKSMGLFCDVSLMVEGKIFLAHKNVLSACSEYFYTALKRNEQQQFLVLDNVSLEGFSHLLDFIYTYKIPTCHVQDFMQAGQQLQVSLPLTSKVVAVSTSPPNINAKEEICIPDDDYEIPDQESEITVVDNPSSRRSHNDNPPSINSSLYNEERRRFEDMDNARIQTRPAFYKEKFVLQNPGYFVNKQVATSGRLGRTSPEEEPRDGSFLSPGFSRQIPITIHNDGSSEEADDEAADICINLCDEPDTPDSLEPIMLNDSNESIKPKIYTTIVGLQGGGVVQRVDAEENLPEVVHKCDRCELLLPYSEFLNHQDDPGLSLLQCSFCEKQFSYSCQLSLHQTSHHGKEYYQCSHCGKELSTLKKFHDHIAYHSEARPHKCHLCDKAYKVKSDLTQHVRVKHVETSTGKPPMLQLCEFCGQAVKHYKSHKIFCSGVKKFKCDFCVQSFHRISELKRHTWTHTGELPYRCKICGKGCRHPSNMKKHIRTVHKADMRVQINREHASPRYCKNRRPVAKFSDQLQMLPADHPLPNPTTATDQVAQTDSSVSPLSLSYISVFTSDEQSANQFHPYVSQNASSETVKS